aattttccatatttCAGAAATACGTTGCAAATCTTTACAATCAGCTTCAATAAATGCTGAATGTTTTAATGGGCAAGTTGACAATAGATCGTGTCAATCTGCTTTGCCCCGTACAATGGCAAAATTAACATGTCGCAATAGTTATCGTCAGGATACAACACTTATTTCAAGTTCATCTGTTAAATGTAATGAAAATGGTGAATGGGAACCAGAGCCAATACGATGCATTCCAGGTCCgccaataataaatatttatgttaatgaaatttctgtcTCAATAGAAACTGATATACAGGAAAATAATTCTACATTGATAGAAGTGTTAGAAGATAAAATCATTATTTACAGaaatagagaaaaagaaatgaaaccaAACTTTTAAAAGATTTGTATTATATTCTTACACACATAGAGATAATTCACATATGAATTACAATATTGTGTAGAAATGTTTTAATGAAAGAGTATTATAAGATTTTAATTATTGTCACTTTTTGTttgaagttatatttatatgtttaataaatatattattgttctcATTTGGCAAATTTGTTATCTATTCCTGCCAAGTAGtatttaagaaataaatgtGAATTATCTCTTGCACATTAATACGTATGCTTATCGTAGTATGTAGAAATTACTGTTAACTTATTCTGATAATTTGCTACAATAATTTGTAGTAAACACTTGGCACACGTAAATTCACATAAGAATAAAATAGAAAGCGTTGTTTACTGTGTAATATTATTAGTATATTTTAATTGTTATTGgctattataatttatatagtaATACATACATAACTGATtctgaataatttattaatttaaatatatgatTTAGAATGTGGTGTTACTCCCCCGAATGTTACACCTCTTATTATAAATGGAACAAGAGCTAATATTACCGAATTTCCATGGCATGCTACACTCTATAGGACAGAAACACTTAACGCACCTAAAGAATTTATTTGTGGTGCAACTATAATTCATGAAAGACTTCTAGTAACAGCAGCCCATTGTGTTTATAATCAATATAATAAGAGTTTAGAAGACCCCTCAAAATATTATATAGTAACAGGTAATATTTATAGAGATTATGATTCCAGTTTTCATGATCCATTGGTTGTGAAAAAGGCCAAGGTACTTACatctatattattttaattgtttaaaaataacaccaatattcgtaatattattgtatctttttattttaggtaaaaaatatgtataacgtTAATACTTACTTGGGAGTGGAAGGAAATTATGCTAGTGATATAGCTATATTAGAAATCACAGAACCTTTTGTATTTTCATCTCTGTTACTACCAGTATGCTTAgacattttcaattattatcaAGGTATATTAGAACCTGGAGTTTTTGGAAAAGTAGCAGGATTTGGTAGAACTGCGTATGGATCATCTAGTTATATCTTACAAACAATTACAGTGCCATATGTTCCTCTGAATCAATGTAAATCATCGAGTATTGCTTTTGAAACTCAACGATATATCAcatttgataaattttgtgcaggTTATACAAATGGTTAGTAAAAAAATTAAGTAATCAAAATatcgtatatttaattatatttcttctattttgttatgaagtattttaaaaacataaaaattataggATCATCAGTTTGCGATGGCGATAGCGGCGGCGGTTTAGTTTTTAAAAGAGGAAATCTATGGTATTTAGAAGGTATTGTTAGTGTTAGTCTTGGTACAGCACTAGTTGGAGGGACTATAACTTGTGCCAGCAATTCATACTCTCTATATACGAGAGTGTCCTCTCATATAACATGGATACAAAAcgttattattaaattacaaagaaataaataattatgtcTTTCATTCTCGTGGTTGAACCTTTTATATCGAATTTTGGTAAAGAAAGAACATTACAATCTTTGACACatgattatattatattacattctTATTATCATgcatcttttttaaatattgttctaataatacaataataagaTGTAAACTAtatgatattaaaaataatatgtttAATGAAATCACAAAATGATTAAGAATATGTATAAATAGAAATACAATCAACTTATATACGATTTTACTAGATTAATTTAAAACAacacatattttatattattaaatgaTATACTCTTACAAACTGTGTATATACAAAACCTCAATACAACTATTTTATTACAAGTACTATATATGAAATGATTTTTTAAACAAGACACAacacaaataaataaacgataatatatgtattcaatcaATAATGTTTTGTAAATATCACAGGAGGCCAAACCTGTTTGTGAGGCCTCAATTGTTCATATTTTATCAACTTTCACATATTACGTACACTCCAGTTTTGCCAATGTCTGTTTATTATGAATAGATTGAAACGATGATTCAGGAGAATGGATATTGGATATACTGGTATctgtaaaacaaaatattatgtTATAATAAAAGTTATAATGAGTCacatttagaatattttaaatatctcaCTTTCAACATGTAAAGCTTTTAAACTTTTTTCAAGTTCATCAACATCAGATGTTAATTTTGTATTTGGTATTACAGGAAAAACGTTCTCATCAAGTTTCATTAATTCCTCAAGTTCCTGTTCTAATTCAATATCTGAATCATCAATTTTCATAGTTTCTGATAACATAAGTTGTACTTCATTCTGTTCTTCTAAAGCCTAAAATCCatcattaataattaattaaatggaaataaattaCTCGCACTTAATACTTTACTCACCTCTGACAAATCATCCATAACATCTCTGACATTAGATTCTGTTAAACCGCTTTCATTCAATTTCTTTAACACATTAGATCCCGTTTTATAAGCTGCTAGTACAGCAGTATTTGTGTGAGTATTCTGAATGCTTAATATAAgggtttgaatattttcaagagtGTGCACCCTTTTCTTAATGGTATTTTCCAGCAccaattttttctttaaatgtgTTTTTGCCACTTGTTGTAATCCTTTGTCCAAATAGGACTTAGTTTGATTAAggatattgatttttttttcttccatatgTTGTATTTCTTTTACAAGTTCATTTTCTTGTTTCAATAACTTATATAGTCCTTCCTCGATTTCTGTTATATTGTCCAATGAATGTACAGTAATTTTAATCAGTAATTCATTTTCATTTGCATTATTCGTAAAAGTCACCTTTTTTTCACgtcttaaatatattaaaactaACATGACAATATTAtctgatatatttttatttattttagatttacaattttttactatttcagAAAATGGCATAAGAATATTTTCTTGCTCCTCTTCTAAAATAGAAAGTATTGTTTTTCCTAATTCTCTGACAATTTGCAAATGTACATATCGAGTTTCTTTATTAACTTCATTGCTTACAACATAACTTTTAACTTTTGAAAACGACCATACAAGTggcttttttataaatatatcaatTGACCATGATGTCCAAGAATCACATGGTTCTTTTAAAAATTCAGTTTCtgtaattatttcattatttctgcAATATTATATGAATTAATAATCATTAAAGAATAATACTTTTCATTGAAATAAGAACTAGTTAACTTAatcaaattaattacaaattggTCAGTCActaatgaaattaattacattttcattcTACATTGAAATTGATAGAAATAGCAATACCTAATAAGTTCTTCGATAACAGATACCAAACAAAGTGGTGTGCAACCTTTTCTTTTAAAAGCACTATTTAAATCTGTAATAGAGAAACTGCATCGCGTAGTATACTTCAACCATTCATATATTATGTTTTGCCAAAACTTATATTTAGATACCCAATCTTGTGGATTAGCAGATTTACTTCGAAAAGGAGAAAATAAAGCATTCATTCTTTCTTCTTGGTTCCAACATTCTGGCATTATTTCAGATGGCAATAGCAAATTATTATCCATATTTTTAGTTTCCATAGAGATTTTTCagctaaattaatttattttctttttcatgtTAGGTTATGTACTTGTTGTGATAACAATGctctaatagtaataataatacttacATTTTCAAGATAGTTAATGctttatttatgtataattaaaGCGGTTTTAAAATTTATCAGGTAGTAATAACTGCTTAGTGTCGATTAAAATGTTATTGTCAATCGtcaaaatatgtaatatataaatatataaatataaatataaatatatatatatgtaatatatacgtatatttatgTAATGTGTATATAATTGGAAATCGTTGTTTCTCTTTAATATGTGTACTGTTTTCTTCTTAGTTCGCTATTGGTTACTGGATACAAAATTAATATGTATCCAGATTGTcacaaaccaataaatactagccTTATCCTTGGATTACTGATctatgaattttaaatatcacAGAACCATTGTTAAAATACCGTTCGTATTTCACAGGCATCGAAATCTCAAAatgtaattgtatatatttcatAAAGAATAGTTTAATCATTAGAAAGATATATTTATGTTTCATAGACGAGTCAAAAAGTAGATagtttattttacgaaaattgcTACAAAACGATCTGACATACTGatcttgtaaaatattaatgattttaGAACGATTTCTTGATTTAAGAACGACGACTTTGGGAACTATATTCAACTGACCACCACGTTGGTAAAGCTGGTAAACGTAGATAATTCGTCCTTGTATATCGTTTGTATTACAATTACTGGAAAATCAATGGTTTTGCAACGTGTTCTACATCAAGGATGTGACTCTGGGAACCATATGTAATGCAACTATCAAAGTCGGTAGTGTTAGTAAATTCAAAAATGTTGTCCTTTGCTATTAGAATGATGAAGTTGTAGCGCTGGCTATAGTCGGTATCTATGTGAATGCCATGCCTGTGGATTCTTGGGCTCACTATAGTCAATCTCCATGTAACGAGCAATCAATTCTAATGTCCACTATTTGCGATAACTTTCCTGTACAGGAAAAGTACATTCGTGTACACTTATTTTCAAAAAGAGAGTGCAAGAGATTGAGCCTATCGCGAATACTCTGAAGATAATATGGGAAATTAAACGTTACTTAGGTATTGTTTTTCCTTTTACAATGAGAGGTTTTACCCATTATTTATTACACAGCAAATAATATGCGTGAATTGACTGCGATCTTCTTACATAGTTTATCATATGTATAGTTTGATTGTAGAGTACGCAAAAGTATATAGAGTGAGCTGTGTTTTATTTATTCTGTCGGTTTTAGAAATTATTCTATTTGTCCTAACAATCGAAgaatcgaatcaaattttaattatttttgaatatattaCTACCGACATACTTATTGTTAGTTCTAATTTGTAACACTTATAGAGTTGTTTTGCAATTTATCCTATGTCGATAACGTTGGAGCGAGGACTGTGCtggtaactttgaaaatattcttacaatTAGCTTCATGTTACTAGAAGAATGTTTCGAGTTACATCTGTTGTCACATAAAGTTGTGAGAATTAATAAAAcctattgttacaatattttttcgataCGTTCGATAAAGTCACAAACGATACACAGACATGAATTTCCTGTATTTTCCACTTTTACTGACTCAGTTGTTCAGTTGGATATATAGTTCCATGAATTCaagaggtcggtatttcagatcgtgtgACACAAAATCCGTGAGATAAAACGTCTGTTCATTGTTATTAAAGTGATTAATCCTTATCATCTTCAGTTTTAATCCCCGTATCTAATagtattgaaattgtattttaaaccgAATCGATAACGTTCTGTCGATGTGTGCAACGCGAAAAAGCATTACCTGCAACGTTTATATTTTATCTCGTCTGTATTTCACGAATGAAATTATCGACTTTGTGAATAACTAGTGGCTCCGAAACGCACTCTACATTCGTGGATGGTGTTTTTGGGAATTATATCCAATGCAACTATCGAAGTCGGTAACATTagtaaattctttttattagGTTGGTTTCTCTGATACTTTCATGAATTTGATATttgtaagaaatttatttttcagtaaTTGTCGTGGTACCTCAACGAGAATATATCGTAGGAGTAACTAAAAACGAATCAACCAGAAGGTTGCTAACATTAATACCGGTTATAAGGCAAACGTATCGAAAGATGTAAAAatggtttaattttttttataagctTTTTACAATATTAGAACGATATCTACTAATATCGGAATACATCTAATCGTAAATACATTTTCTTTGCTTTATAGAACATTGAACGAGatgtaatatttttccaaatttgtcAACTGTTGTATAACTTTCCTCCAATTTCTAGTAATTGTTCTGAGACTTCTGAGTGGCAGTATATCTGAGATTTCGATACGTTTTATTAAGTACTCCGATATCGAATTGTTTTATTATCATCGATAGCTAATCGTATCAGTGTCATAGCTAATGGAGATTCTTACGCGGTGTATCGTATATGGGACCCTCTCGAGGTAGAGTGGGGGAAGTCTTCCAAGCTCCAGCTTATATCGAGTAGTATAGCTTTCTATACTCAAACAAACAGATAAATTGGAATACCATATAAAATTAGAATCGTTACTCGCACAATTTAGGCTAGGCGCGTATTATCGATTATCTGTCAAGATTGGAGTCTATTTATTTGTCGACTGTTCCTCAACTCGACAAAACTGTCAGAGTGACACTTGATTCGACTCTACTCCACGAAAGGTTCGACGTATCTTCGAGAAGAACAAACGAAGGGGAACGCGCGTAAAATCCGAGATCGTAATCGGGGCGATCTCGACGATTTACTTTTTTCGCGCGCTTattttaaaaaagtataaaaaaattctttacatCTTCGAAATGCTCTgcgttttttaattatattttacattatattcGCATTCAGAATCAAATTTGTTTAACTTCTATAACGTTGTAATGCTCGATGCGTTTTTCATATTTGATATCGATAACTCCGATGGTTACAAATTTTACAACGATTTgatgtataaaaaattaaaccaTTTTTACAACTTTCTCTCATCGATACGTTTGCCTTATATTGGTATTAATGTTAGCAACCTTCTGGTCGATTCGTTTTTAGTTACTCCTACGATATATTCTTGTTGAGATACCACGGCAAttactgaaaaataaatttcttacaaATATCAAATTCatgaaagtaaataaatttaataaattttttcgaTACAGAGGAACACGTCGATTCGGTAACGGAGGAGGGTTCAAGGTGATCGAGAACGTAAGAATTCGTTATCGTCGCGTGTTATCGATAAAACGACTCGAGTATCGTCTCCGCGTCTCTGTAACGCTTCCGCTTCTGGTCGCGTTCTTCGCGGTGGGCATTTTTAGCGTGGACGGGCGTCATCGTGTCCCAATCGCGGCCGAATACGCGCGTTGTAGTCTATGACAGATAATAATGCAATCACCGACCACGACCACGGTGCCCATTTTCGGTACGCCCGAGCCATCGAATTTCACCGATAACCGATTTTCGCGAGTGCCGCGATCGCGCGTCTCGTATCACTCGAAGCCGATTGACCTTATCACCGGCTGCCAGATTAGCGTCAATCGCGCGGAGCCGAGTGTTCCTGGCAGTGTCAGCTGGCCGGTGTTCTACGTAGCCTCGCGCGTGTTCTCGTCGTCTGGAAAATGACGATCACCGTGTTCCAGGCGAAGATCGCCTCGATGATCGCGATCGGAGTCGGAAGCTTCGTCGTTGGTGTTGCACCGGCGTGCTTCGTTTCACGCGTACGTGATCTTCAGCAACGATTGTTGCTCTCGTGTACCCTCTGTTTCGGTGGTGGCGTGTTACTAGCTACCGCGATCCTTCACATGCTCCCAGAGACCCGCGAGTCTATGCCCGAATACGCGGAATTGGTCTTCGCCAGCGGTTTTCTGTTGCTGTACCTCATCGACGAGACGGTGCACTACTTCTGGGGCGCGAACGCTGCACACACCTCCGAGTTGCAACGCTCCGGCAAGAACGAGGGAAGTCAGATGTACGTATCGCCCGCGTACTCGCGCTGCTAATCGTGTACCCTACGCGTCGTGTTCGTCGACGCGATAAACACCCGCAAAACAGAGTATACTTTGTAAGCTGGTGTACAAATATTGGTCGATGTTTACAAAGAGGAACGAGAAAGATCGACGGAAATGTTCCACGGTATTTTAATGTTGTCGACATTGACAACGGGTAGCTAGAATGCTTCGCTTTGGAGTGTGATTGTTTACCGGCGTCTCGCGCGATTATTTGCGACGTTAACGTATTATTTAACGTTACACGACAGAacttttccatcgattcgataTTAACGCGTCGATGTATCTTTTCGCATTCGTAGAAGCAGGGAGGAAAATCAATCGTAACTGTGACACGAAATTGTGATTAGAAAAATATGGAACGAGACGAACAGACTAGACGAAATTGTATACGGACGTTAAAATCTAaataatacgttaaacggtaatgAGAAACGTGGAAGAGCGGTTCGATCGAGTGTAGGAGACTTCTGACGGTATATAGTAATCGCACAAATACCTTTTTTAAGATCTAGACTTAATTTGTGCAAATCGCTCCAAAGCTCTGGATCCAGCCTGTCCATTTTACGTATCGCGATTATACGAGCAACAACAATGGCGGGAGAGACTGTAAAGATACGAGGGAGATAATTCGACTTTATGACTAAAACCACCGACGGTAAACGTATTCCTGTTTGTATCATATCACGTGGAagaggcaaattaatttacgaatatcaTTAGtcgtctattttaataattgtccaaTTTCAATAACCGTTAATACGATAAGCAAAGACACCTTTAACAATTgagtaattttcaaacaaaGTTTGAAATAGGTACAATTGACCCTTTTggtggttctagtgttaaagcCACGTGAGAACGGTGAAACATCGAGAAGGTGACGAGGTCAAAGTATTTCTCAGAAATCCTCGGACAATCCGTGTTTGTTTCGAAGTAACACTTGTATCAATTTTGGTAAAATCGAGGAAATTAAATAACGAAAGTATTGAAGTataagtaaaaaattaaaaaaaaaaaaaaaaaaaaaatgaaagtataGGGGAAT
This window of the Ptiloglossa arizonensis isolate GNS036 chromosome 13, iyPtiAriz1_principal, whole genome shotgun sequence genome carries:
- the LOC143153855 gene encoding uncharacterized protein LOC143153855 isoform X2, whose product is MKNTIITIILTIACVVEYGYGQNKKCGLDKFQCKNEQCIASELLCDGRPDCKDQSDETYTECSKPEIICPNYAFRCAYGACVDGDSTCNGVKDCFDNSDETLARCSSNQHNVSTTCSTNQFKCDNGQCIFTQGLCDGTADCADNSDETFIQCGAIPCSQLFFQCHYGACIDGNLKCNGVTNCADGSDEDQRLCRDVIESTTKKFPPPVTPWTPKPGQSCIVPPQPQNGYRKLHKSQCSIGENCDIEQGIKLEPGSLLIYTCNPGYKIRGSAEVACGLGGNWLNIPVCIEIRCKSLQSASINAECFNGQVDNRSCQSALPRTMAKLTCRNSYRQDTTLISSSSVKCNENGEWEPEPIRCIPECGVTPPNVTPLIINGTRANITEFPWHATLYRTETLNAPKEFICGATIIHERLLVTAAHCVYNQYNKSLEDPSKYYIVTGNIYRDYDSSFHDPLVVKKAKVKNMYNVNTYLGVEGNYASDIAILEITEPFVFSSLLLPVCLDIFNYYQVPYVPLNQCKSSSIAFETQRYITFDKFCAGYTNGSSVCDGDSGGGLVFKRGNLWYLEGIVSVSLGTALVGGTITCASNSYSLYTRVSSHITWIQNVIIKLQRNK
- the LOC143153857 gene encoding charged multivesicular body protein 7, which codes for METKNMDNNLLLPSEIMPECWNQEERMNALFSPFRSKSANPQDWVSKYKFWQNIIYEWLKYTTRCSFSITDLNSAFKRKGCTPLCLVSVIEELIRNNEIITETEFLKEPCDSWTSWSIDIFIKKPLVWSFSKVKSYVVSNEVNKETRYVHLQIVRELGKTILSILEEEQENILMPFSEIVKNCKSKINKNISDNIVMLVLIYLRREKKVTFTNNANENELLIKITVHSLDNITEIEEGLYKLLKQENELVKEIQHMEEKKINILNQTKSYLDKGLQQVAKTHLKKKLVLENTIKKRVHTLENIQTLILSIQNTHTNTAVLAAYKTGSNVLKKLNESGLTESNVRDVMDDLSEALEEQNEVQLMLSETMKIDDSDIELEQELEELMKLDENVFPVIPNTKLTSDVDELEKSLKALHVENTSISNIHSPESSFQSIHNKQTLAKLECT
- the LOC143153855 gene encoding uncharacterized protein LOC143153855 isoform X1, which gives rise to MKNTIITIILTIACVVEYGYGQNKKCGLDKFQCKNEQCIASELLCDGRPDCKDQSDETYTECSKPEIICPNYAFRCAYGACVDGDSTCNGVKDCFDNSDETLARCSSNQHNVSTTCSTNQFKCDNGQCIFTQGLCDGTADCADNSDETFIQCGAIPCSQLFFQCHYGACIDGNLKCNGVTNCADGSDEDQRLCRDVIESTTKKFPPPVTPWTPKPGQSCIVPPQPQNGYRKLHKSQCSIGENCDIEQGIKLEPGSLLIYTCNPGYKIRGSAEVACGLGGNWLNIPVCIEIRCKSLQSASINAECFNGQVDNRSCQSALPRTMAKLTCRNSYRQDTTLISSSSVKCNENGEWEPEPIRCIPECGVTPPNVTPLIINGTRANITEFPWHATLYRTETLNAPKEFICGATIIHERLLVTAAHCVYNQYNKSLEDPSKYYIVTGNIYRDYDSSFHDPLVVKKAKVKNMYNVNTYLGVEGNYASDIAILEITEPFVFSSLLLPVCLDIFNYYQGILEPGVFGKVAGFGRTAYGSSSYILQTITVPYVPLNQCKSSSIAFETQRYITFDKFCAGYTNGSSVCDGDSGGGLVFKRGNLWYLEGIVSVSLGTALVGGTITCASNSYSLYTRVSSHITWIQNVIIKLQRNK